TCGGACTTTCATCGTCAGCGCGTCGGCGGCGACGAACGTGAACGGGCCGGCGTCACCCAGGGGCCGGTGCCGGAACTGGTCGACGTGCTCGTCGAGGTCCGCGGCCATGCGGGACACTTGCGACTTCGATAGCGAGTGGATCCCGAGCTGCTTGACGAGCTTGTCCATGCGGCGTGTGGAGACGCCGGCGAGGTAGCAGTCGGCGACGACGGTGATCATCGCGGACTCGGCGCGTTTGCGGCGCTCGAGGAGCCAGTCCGGGAAGTACGTCCCCGCCCGGAGCTTCGGGATTGCAACGTCGATCGTGCCGACGCGGGTGTCGAGGTCGCGGTGCCGGTACCCGTTGCGCTGGGTCGTGCGACCGGGGCTGGGCTTGCCCCATTCGGCGCCGACGACGGCGTCGGCGTGCTCGGACAGCAGCGCGTTGATCATGGTCTGCAGCAGGCTGCGCATCAGATCCGGCGATGCGTCGGTCAGGGCTTCAGCGAGCACGCTCGCAGGGTCGACAATATGAGGTGCGGTCATCGTGAAGATGCCTTTCGAGTGGGTTGTAGGAGATTCCTCGAAGGATCACACGGTGACCGCGCCCACGTCTAAGACGGGGCCGACAGCCACCGCGCGCTACACCACGTTAAGGGGCACTACTTCGCGGACACGCGGGTACCTCATTCACCGACAAGCCCGCACACAGCGGCTGCCACCACATCTGGGCGAGCGCGCGATGCCCACACTCACTCAGCTGGAGGTTGCTACGAGAACTGACCACACACGTCGCCCCTCCGAGCCCTCGGTCTCATCACGCGCGGGCCTGATCCAGGCATCCGGCCGGCTCGCAGGTCATTCAGCTGCGTGCTCGATGGCATGATGGCGAGGCGCGTCGTCGAGCGCGTGTTCGGCCTGGAACACGGCCTCGGTGACCAGGTGTGTGGCATGTTCGTCGGCCAGAGTGTAGAACATCGTTGTGCCGTGACGGCGCGCCTCCACTAGCTTGCCCAACCGCATCTTTGCCAGATGCTGCGAGACCGCGGCCGGCGACTTGTCGACGATGTCGGCGATGTGATTCACCGACAGCTCCCCCATTCGCAGGGCGAGGATGATACGTATCCGCGTCGGGTCGGACAGCATTCGGAAGATCTCCGAAGCGATCTCCAAGTAGTGCCCCTTAACGTGGTGTAGTTCGCGGTGGCCGGTCTCGTCGTAGACGTGGGCGCGGTCACCGTGTAGTCCCTTCGAGGAA
The DNA window shown above is from Microbacterium laevaniformans and carries:
- a CDS encoding ArsR/SmtB family transcription factor — its product is MKMPFEWVVGDSSKGLHGDRAHVYDETGHRELHHVKGHYLEIASEIFRMLSDPTRIRIILALRMGELSVNHIADIVDKSPAAVSQHLAKMRLGKLVEARRHGTTMFYTLADEHATHLVTEAVFQAEHALDDAPRHHAIEHAAE